The Myxococcales bacterium DNA window CGGCGCCACCAACAAGCAGAAGGTCATCACCGCACTCACCGGCGCCGCCGAGGGCGGCTGGGAGATGATGGCGGACGTCGACTTCATCTACGTCCCGGCCCAGGACGCCAACTGCACCGCCAGCAACACCGCGGTGCTGTTCGACGTCAACCCGGTCAACGCCAACGGCGAGTACCTGGCGCGCGCGTTCTTCCCCGACAGCCCGCGCGCCGATCGCAACATCCTGATCGACGCGTCGGCGTTCGACCCGCAGCTGACCTGGCCGCTGCGCAACATCCTCGCGCACGAGATGGGCCACACCCTCGGCCTGCGCCACGAGCACACCCGCCCCGAGTCGGGCGCGACCCAGTGCTTCGAGGACAACCAGTACCGCGGCCTGACCCCGTACGACGCCGCGTCGGTCATGCACTACCCGCAGTGCAACGGCACGTCGGCCGACCTGTCGTTCACCGCGCTCGATCGCCAGGGCATCGCGGCGCTCTACGGCGCGCCCGCGCCCAACCCGGCGCCGATGGCGCAGTTCAACGCGCCGGCCAACGGCGCGACCGTGCCGCCGACCTTCGACGTCCAGACCCAGATCGTCGACACCGACCTCGACCGGGTCGAGCTGTGGCTCGACGGCGGGCTCGCCGAGACCAAGATCGCGCCGCCGTTCACGTTCACGATCACCGATCACGTGGTCGGCCCGGTCGCGATCGAGATCCGCGCGATCGATCAGCGCGGCCAGCAGACCTCGCAGTCGATCAACGTGACGGTGGCGCTCGGCGCGCCCGACCCCGGCCCCGGCCCTGGCCCCGGTCCCGACGACACCGACGGCGACGGCTACGGTGACGAGATCACCGGCGGCTGCGCCACCGGCGGCGCCGACGGCAGCGGCGGCCTCGCGCTGGTCGGGCTCGGCCTGGCGCTGGCGCTGCGCCGTCGGCAGCGCTGACCTCGCCACGCCCCGCGCCCCGCGACGCGCAGCCCCGCGGCTGCGCGTCCGTCGTTTCGGCGTCCGCCCGCGTCGCCGCGCGAGGTCGCGCGAGGTCGCGCGCGGTGATGCTTCGTGCGCGCTCGTCCGCTGGGCCCGACGCCCCGCCGCGCACGCCGGTCAGCGCCGGACGTCGGTCGACTCGAACAGCTTGTCGGCCGAGCCGGGCACGAAGCCCTGGAACAGCTCGCCCGAGGGCAGCGGGTAGCGGCGCGCGAACTCGTAGTAGCAGGACGGCACCGCGAACCGGCCGTCGCTGAACTCGACCTCGATCGGCTCGGCGCAGGTCGAGCTCTGCTCGAGGAGATCGGCCGGGGTGCCCTTGATCAGGCCGCCGGCGCGGTTGAGCTCGAACCCGTTCGCGAGCAGGAACTCGTCGACCTCGGCCACCCCCGCGAACGTGCGCAGCCGGCCGACGTCGACGGTGAAGTGGTTGACGCGGAACCCGAACGCCGCCACCCAGGCGGCGTACTCGCTGTGCTCGAGCAGCGCGCGGTAGGTCGCGTGGCTGACCGACCACGGCCGGCCGGCGGTGGCGAGCACCGCGCGATCGCCGAAGCCCGCCGGCGCCGACGCGACCAGCGCGTCGATCAGCGCGGCCGCCGCCGGGGCGAGCTCGTCGACGACCAGCTCGCTGATGAACACCTTCGGCAGCGCCGGATCCGGGTGCTGCCAGTAGTGCGCCCAGAGGTGCTTGTCGTCGAAGCGGTAGCGCTCGCGCCGGACCCAGCCGGCGGCCTCGAACGGCCGCGCCAGCGCCGCGAGCCCGAGGCCGGGGCGGTCGTAGGTCCGGAGCGCGACGTGATCGTTGGCGATCGTCTCGCCGCGGGCGGCGAACAGCGCGTGGATCCGCGCGGCCTGCGGCGTCAGGGTGGTGTAGTCGCGCCACAGCAGATCGAGCAGCTCGGTGGGGTGCACCCGCGGACTATAGCCGCGGCGTGACGCCGGACCTCCTCCCGGAGGGTGATCGCGATCGGGTGCGTCGCCGGCGCCGGCCGCGCTACACTCGGGACGTGGGGGACCCGGTCGAGCGATCGTCGAACCGCGAGGAGCGCTTCGTCGTGCGGGGACAGCTCGGCGCCGGCGGCATGGGCGTGGTCTATCGCGTGCTCGATCACCTCCACCAGCGCGAGGTCGCGCTCAAGACGCTCAAGGCCCAGGGCGCGCGCGATCTGTATCGCTTCAAGCGCGAGTTCCGCTCGCTGTGCGACCTGTCCCACCCGAACCTGTGCTGCCTGCACGAGCTGCACACCACCGGCGACGAGTGGTTCTTCACGATGGAGCTGGTGCGCGGGGTCGGGTTCATCGACTGGGTGCGCCCCGACGCCGAGCGCGCCGCCGCGCTGGCCGACACCGGCCGCGCCCACCCGGCCGTCGACGCCGAGCCCAGCGAC harbors:
- a CDS encoding matrixin family metalloprotease, encoding MRTTSLAISLGFAGAFVTGCVEQPDLGTNQNRLTFEEWKATQYRDATGLYVLDGDTPIRSEARLFDIWSGAQPGQLAVYTSNGQDVKWSATQRLQLTYCVSNNFGATNKQKVITALTGAAEGGWEMMADVDFIYVPAQDANCTASNTAVLFDVNPVNANGEYLARAFFPDSPRADRNILIDASAFDPQLTWPLRNILAHEMGHTLGLRHEHTRPESGATQCFEDNQYRGLTPYDAASVMHYPQCNGTSADLSFTALDRQGIAALYGAPAPNPAPMAQFNAPANGATVPPTFDVQTQIVDTDLDRVELWLDGGLAETKIAPPFTFTITDHVVGPVAIEIRAIDQRGQQTSQSINVTVALGAPDPGPGPGPGPDDTDGDGYGDEITGGCATGGADGSGGLALVGLGLALALRRRQR
- a CDS encoding DUF1338 domain-containing protein, whose protein sequence is MHPTELLDLLWRDYTTLTPQAARIHALFAARGETIANDHVALRTYDRPGLGLAALARPFEAAGWVRRERYRFDDKHLWAHYWQHPDPALPKVFISELVVDELAPAAAALIDALVASAPAGFGDRAVLATAGRPWSVSHATYRALLEHSEYAAWVAAFGFRVNHFTVDVGRLRTFAGVAEVDEFLLANGFELNRAGGLIKGTPADLLEQSSTCAEPIEVEFSDGRFAVPSCYYEFARRYPLPSGELFQGFVPGSADKLFESTDVRR